The nucleotide window GAGGCTACTCCGACATCGTCAGGACCGTGGCCCTGTGCGGCGGCGCGGGGGATTCGTTGCTGCGCGAGCCCCCGGTGCGTTCGGCCGATGTTTTCATCACCTCAGACCTGCGGCATCACCCCGTGTCGGAGTCGAGGGAGCAGTCCATGCTCGCCGGGGTTGGTCCGGCTCTCATCGACGTGTCACACTGGGCCAGCGAATGGCTCTGGCTGGAGACCGCCGCCCAGCAACTACGCGCGCGGTTGCCCGGCATCCTTGTGCAGGTCAGCGATCTGAGCACCGACCCGTGGGATTTCGTCGTCACCCAGTGAACCGTGATCCACACCCCGTTTTTTCCAACTCCATAATCCATGAAGGTCAGGTCATCGTGAAGGCATCTCCAGTTGAGCAGAAGGAGCTCCTGCGGCTCCAGGCCATGGACACCAAACTGCAGCAGGTCGAACACCAGGCCAAGGCTCTCCCACAGCACGCCGAACTCACGGCGCTCGGCCGCACGCTCGACGCGTCCAAGACCGTCCTGACCGGCCGCACCGGCGACGTCGAGGATGCGCGGATCGAGCTGCGCCGCATCGAGTCGGACGTTGAGGTCGTCGAGAAGCGCATCGCCAGGGACACCGACCGCGCCCAGCACACGTCATCGATCAAGGACGTGCACGCCCTCGAGGCCGAGTTGGCGGCGCTGGGCAAACGCCTCGGCGCGCTCGAGGAGATCGAACTCGCGGTGATGGAGCGCCTCGAGGAGAAGGAGGCCCTGGTCGCCGAGACCGAGGCAGAGCGCGCCACGATCGCGGCCCGCGTGGCCGACATCGAGGCAGAGCGTGACGCGCTGCTCGTGGACCTGAACCGCCAGCTGGGCGAACTCGCCAGGGACCGATCGGCGATCGCGTCTTCGATCGGGGGCGACCTGGCCGCCCTGTACGAGAAGCGCCGTGTCGTCGGCCGGGGCAACGCGGCCGCGCTCCTGCGCGCGCGCACCTGCAGCGGGTGCACCATGACCCTCACCGGCAGCGACCTGGAGGATGTGCGGGCCGCTCCGGCCGACGACGTCGTCTTCTGCCCCGATTGCGGCGCCATCCTGGTGCGCACCGACGAGTCGGGCATCTGAACCGATCTGCCTGACCGATCCGCACGGCTCGTCGTTCCTGTAGGCTCGGGTGCGGAATGGGCCGGCAAGACGGTCGCGTCGTCCTGGGTTCTTCGGAACCCGTGATGCCGAGGAACGTCCGGGCTCCACAGAGCAGGGCGGTGGGTAACACCCACCCGGGGCAACCCGCGAGACAGTGCCACAGAAAGTAGACCGCCGCAGGCTCAGGCCCGCGGTAAGGGTGAAACGGTGGTGTAAGAGACCACCAGCGGCCAGGGTGACCTGGTCGGCTCGGTAAACCTCGTCCGGAGCAAGGTCGAACAGGAAACGCCAAGGCGGCTCGCCGAGTTTCCGGGTAGACCGCTAGAGGGCTGCGGCAACGTAGTCCCGAGATAGATGGCCGTCCAGGGCGCAAGCCTGGACAGAACCCGGCGTAATAGCCGGCCCATTCCACTTTCCTCCCCGCTTTCCTGGGAGTCCGGTGCGAGCCGCCGGAGGGGTGGCGCATTCCCAGCCTGGACTCTTACGCTGGGCCCATGAGCACATCAGTACGCCGGCACCTGACCCGGTCGCGGGCGTGGATCCATCGTCATCCCCGGATCCGGGCTCCCTACCGCGTGCTCGTGGCCGTCGCGGGGATCGTGGTCATCGCTGTCGGCCTGATCCTGGTGCCCCTGCCCGGGCCCGGCTGGCTGATCGTCTTCATCGGCGTCGCGGGCCTCGGCACCGAGTTTCCCGCCGCGCACCGGCTCACCCGTGTGGTGCGCAGACAGGCACACAGGGTACGGGTGTGGTGGCGGGCGCGTCGGGACCGCTCGACCGCCAGGGCCGGAGCGTCAACGACAGCCTGAGCTGACCTACTGAGACGACCGCCCGCGGGAACTCCCGCGGTTGTCAGACCGAGGCGGGCGCGTGGCTGGCCGCCAGCGCGGCCGCGCCCAGGATGCCCGCGTTGTTGCGGTGCACGGCCGGGATGATCCGGGTGTTCAGCGTGAGCAGGGGAAGGAAGTCCTCGTGGTGCTTGGACACCCCTCCACCCACGATGAAGAGATCGGGCGTGAAGAGGGCCTCCAGCCTGGAGTAGTACTTCTGCAGCCGACCGGCCCACTTCTCCCAGCTGAGGTTGTCGCGCTCCTTGGCCGAGAACGCAGCGCGGGTCTCGTAGTCGACACCGTCGATCTCGAGGTGTCCCAGCTCGGTGTTGGGCACCAGGGCCCCGTCGTTGATCAGCGCGGTACCGATGCCGGTGCCCAGGGTGGTGAGCAACACCACACCGTTCACACCTTTGGCCGCACCGAACTCGGATTCCGCGTAGCCGGCGGCGTCCGCATCGTTGACGAAGTGGATCGGCACGCCGAGGCCCTTCTCGAAGAGCGCTTCAGCGGCCAGGCCGATCCATTTGTCCGACACGTTGGCTGCGGACATGGTGTGGCCGTTCTTCACCACGGCGGGAAAGCACACGCCGATCGGGAGGTCGCCGGCTCCGGCCGATACCGTCGCCAGGATCTGGCGGGTCGTCTGGACGATGTCCTGCGGGCGGCCGCCCTTGGGCGTGGGCAACTTGACGCGGTCGGAGAGCAGGGCACCCGTGGACAGGTCGACCACGGCTCCCTTGATGCCGGTTCCGCCGATGTCGATGCCGATGGCAGTGGGTGAACTCATTGTGACAATCTACCGGCTAGACGACGGTCAGGATCTCGGCGCCGCGTTCGGTGACCACCAGGGTGTGCTCGAACTGCGCTGTGATGCTCCGGTCCTTGGTGAGGACCGTCCAGTCATCCGCCCACATGTCCCAGTCGCCGGTGCCCAGGGTCAACATCGGTTCGATCGTGAACACCATGCCGACCTCCATGACGGTGTCGTACTGCGGTGCGGAGTCGTAGTGGGGGATGATCAGGCCGGAGTGGAAGGCATCGCCGACACCGTGGCCGGTGAAGTCCCGCACCACGCCGTAACCGAACCGGCGCGCATAGGACTCGATGGTGCGACCGATCACATTGACCTGCCGGCCGGGCGCGACGGCCTTGATGCCGCGGGCCAGGGCCTCGCGGGTGCGGTCGACGAGCAGGGTGACCTCCTCAGAGGCCTCGCCGACGATGAACGTCACGTTGGAATCGCCGTGCACCCCGTTCTTATACGCGGTGATGTCGATATTGACGATGTCGCCGTTCTCGAGGACCGTATCGTCGGGAATGCCGTGGCAGATGACTTCGTTCACCGACGAGCACAACGACTTGGGGTAGCCCCGGTAGCCCAGGGTGGAGGGGTAGGCGTCGTGGCGCAGCAGGAATTCGTGGCCGACGCGGTCGAGTTCCTCCGTGGTGACCCCGGGCACGACCGCGCGGCCGACCGCCTGGATGGCCTCCGCGGCGATCCGTCCGGACTCGCGGATGAGTTCGATGCGGTCGGGGGAGTAGACATCGGAGCCGGTGAACCGGGCCGGCGCCGTGTGCCCGACGTATTCCGGCCTTTCGATGTGGGACGGAACGGAACGGTGGCTGGACACGGTTCCCGGAATGAGGTGACCGGCAGAATCCTTAGGCATAGGATCAAGCTTATGGCCGAAGATGCTGAACAACAGTTCTGGTACAACATGCGCACGGGTGCGGTCGAAAAGGGCCTGTTGTCGCCGTCCATCGATAG belongs to Cryobacterium sp. SO2 and includes:
- a CDS encoding C4-type zinc ribbon domain-containing protein is translated as MKASPVEQKELLRLQAMDTKLQQVEHQAKALPQHAELTALGRTLDASKTVLTGRTGDVEDARIELRRIESDVEVVEKRIARDTDRAQHTSSIKDVHALEAELAALGKRLGALEEIELAVMERLEEKEALVAETEAERATIAARVADIEAERDALLVDLNRQLGELARDRSAIASSIGGDLAALYEKRRVVGRGNAAALLRARTCSGCTMTLTGSDLEDVRAAPADDVVFCPDCGAILVRTDESGI
- the map gene encoding type I methionyl aminopeptidase translates to MPKDSAGHLIPGTVSSHRSVPSHIERPEYVGHTAPARFTGSDVYSPDRIELIRESGRIAAEAIQAVGRAVVPGVTTEELDRVGHEFLLRHDAYPSTLGYRGYPKSLCSSVNEVICHGIPDDTVLENGDIVNIDITAYKNGVHGDSNVTFIVGEASEEVTLLVDRTREALARGIKAVAPGRQVNVIGRTIESYARRFGYGVVRDFTGHGVGDAFHSGLIIPHYDSAPQYDTVMEVGMVFTIEPMLTLGTGDWDMWADDWTVLTKDRSITAQFEHTLVVTERGAEILTVV
- a CDS encoding polyphosphate--glucose phosphotransferase, encoding MSSPTAIGIDIGGTGIKGAVVDLSTGALLSDRVKLPTPKGGRPQDIVQTTRQILATVSAGAGDLPIGVCFPAVVKNGHTMSAANVSDKWIGLAAEALFEKGLGVPIHFVNDADAAGYAESEFGAAKGVNGVVLLTTLGTGIGTALINDGALVPNTELGHLEIDGVDYETRAAFSAKERDNLSWEKWAGRLQKYYSRLEALFTPDLFIVGGGVSKHHEDFLPLLTLNTRIIPAVHRNNAGILGAAALAASHAPASV
- a CDS encoding TIGR02611 family protein; this encodes MSTSVRRHLTRSRAWIHRHPRIRAPYRVLVAVAGIVVIAVGLILVPLPGPGWLIVFIGVAGLGTEFPAAHRLTRVVRRQAHRVRVWWRARRDRSTARAGASTTA